A genomic window from Triticum urartu cultivar G1812 chromosome 7, Tu2.1, whole genome shotgun sequence includes:
- the LOC125523635 gene encoding moesin/ezrin/radixin homolog 1-like, which translates to MDDIVDALVLKLQSKICYHRDANVDYLEIKTMVDKLVEANKKLKDEKVDFQDVINMVMEEKENLQHDYQVIKEQMTKREEQLETVKKELEEAKHEHVAANKELEEEKHGHVATKKDLAATEQQLAQRSEELEDLRKKLQESEPVPSTRVTRSAHKRQMVLHGSLSNDAAGHRQKKHRAYQHATQDVTWR; encoded by the exons ATGGATGATATTGTTGATGCATTGGTTCTTAAGCTCCAGTCAAAGATATGCTATCATAGGGATGCCAATGTCGACTACCTGGAAATCAAGACAATGGTTGATAAACTCGTAGAAGCGAACAAAAAGCTCAAGGATGAGAAAGTGGACTTCCAGGATGTAATTAATATGGTCATGGAAGAAAAGGAAAATTTACAGCATGACTATCAAG TAATCAAGGAGCAGATGACAAAAAGGGAGGAGCAACTTGAAACTGTAAAAAAGGAACTTGAAGAAGCAAAACATGAACATGTGGCAGCAAATAAGGAGCTTGAGGAAGAAAAACATGGCCATGTGGCAACAAAGAAGGACCTTGCGGCGACAGAACAACAACTTGCTCAAAGGAGCGAAGAGCTGGAGGATTTAAGGAAGAAGCTTCAAGAGAGTGAACCTGTACCTTCCACAAGG GTAACAAGATCTGCACATAAGCGGCAAATGGTGCTCCATGGGTCGTTGAGCAACGATGCGGCTGGACATCGCCAAAAGAAACATAGGGCCTATCAGCATGCAACCCAAGATGTGACTTGGAGGTGA